AGAGGTCAATGATTTGATGGAGTGTAATTAAGTTTATAATTTAAAGATAACATGAATCAATATGCTATATGTGCTCCTTGCATGAAGCCCAACTCATGAGAAATAAAGACATGTAAACATAATAACAACATAAAACAGGTATGCTCCCATTGATTTTTGAGAAACCATAGAATTGAAAGCTTATGACAGATTAAGGTTGATCAGCTGTTCTAAAAGTCCCTCAacacaacacccccccccccccccccctccccccttaatttattttctccTTTACCGTGATTTTTTGACAACCAATGGAGCAATGTGTAGTTTTAAATCAAGTAATGACAACTCACCTTCATGGCCATTGCATAACACTGGCACATCACAGTATACACCCTCATCAAGGCTTTTTTGACTCCACaagtttgtttgtgttttctgAGCTTTCAGTCCTTCAATCACTGATGCATGTTCTGTATTTTCTTCCATGGGTAGTTTATTAGAGGTAAAAGGAGTCATGGTGAATGAATCCTCTATTACATCATCAGATATCTCCACATATTGGGTGGTAGTAATAATTTCATCTGCACTGAACCCAAAGGATGCTCTGTAAGCTTCTATTTCTTCGACATCTTGCTTGGGGCTCTTATTGTGCCTGTTCTGATGTCCACTTCCACCAGAAGGATAAACATCTGAATCCTTGGACACACTTAACCTCCCGCCAGTATGAGGAAATGGTGGATTATGATCCAGATAGAATTGAGCAAATGTAGCTGGGCAGAAGAAATTAGAATCTTGAGACACCATGGAGGCACTGGTCGTGTCATGCCCAAATAGCCTGCCAGAACCACTCCTTGGATATTTGCCATTTTGGGGAGAAATTGAAGGATCCCATTGTGTGGTAAACTCCCGATCAGGAAACGAGGATCCCATTGGTGATCTGAGACTACCAGCAGGACTTCCTGGATAAAGTGAATATGTTGCTTGAAGATCGTTTGCACCCATGTAATTGGTCTTATTAGTGCCTTTGAGTTCCACTGAAGATGAGAGGAACTGAGCAAAAGGCACATCTGGAGAAGAGGGTGTGGTAAGGTGAGCCAACTCTGGTGGGGGAGTGAGAGGAGCAGTAGATGGCTCAGTTGTAAAGGTTGAAAAAACAGGAGGAGAAACGAGCTGTGTTTCATGGGCATATGGCCCAGTGGCATACATTGTGGATGAAGGACCTCCAGGTGAGTTGGCAGATAATGACAAGAAACTGCTGGGTGATTGAGCTGTTGAAGGGAGTGCAGAATTCGTAAAGGATGCTGGTGACGACGGTGGGGCAAGTAGAGATGGAGCTAGTGCGGTAGCCTGATTGGTCAACCCAGCCGCTTGAGGTCCATTTGGCTGGGTTGCGGCTGCATTTCCCTCAGGAATACGAGATGCAGGTACAATACGCCTTCCACCTTTCTGCGTACCAAAACAAGACAATGCACTCCAACATCCTGCCCATCTCTTTCGCTGTCAAGACAGTTAAGCATCATATTTCATTTAACATTTCTAAGTCATCAAAGCCTTTTGGCTTATTGTGTGTTTCTGCATGAATTGAATTTACACAAGAAGATACTCATActaaattttcaacaaaacagTTCATAGTTGGCCTAAAAATCCGCCCAAGTAGCTCGATGCATTAATTAAATCTTTGTTCATTCTGCCCATCCACCCAGTTCCTTTGTTGCGCATGCATGATCGTGTATATGAAGCCATATAATAAAAATCTAGAAAATTAAACTGACTGAACAATTTTCACTTCACAATAATCTGCTACAATGCAAAATGACATCAAGCTAAAAGGGATATTGAAACTACAATTagcagtcaaaaaaaaaaaaaaaaaaaaaactaagagaaGGGTATTATTTAAAAGAATATCATATTTATTAATGCTTAATACCATATCATGCAAAGATTTTAAGGGGAAAAATGAGGAGATACGCTTTATAATAGTTAATAATGACCTAAAATGAAGTGGGATAATGGTGTTTTCACAATTGGGTCAGTTGGATTAATCCCTCTTGAAGTATATGTTTTGGAGATCTAACTCAAAGAAAAGCCTAAAAATAATGTTGACGTTGACAAGCAAAATATAACTAGGATAGCGTGAACTCTTTGAGTAAGTGGGTCAAAGCCAAAGACAGTTTCCATCAGATCTGACAGCTAATTTTGTGAAACTGATGCATTCATTTTCTGGTAAAATAAATTACCAAAGGCAAACCCTTTTCTAAGTGTAATCCAGAGCCTGAAAGTCTCTCTGagtaaacaacaatttttttttctttgtcttcaaCTTAGTACAACTAAACTTAGAGAATTACACAAGTGGTTAATGGAgttagttgttgttgttggtcctttcttttttgggctAATTAATCAAATGGGTACCAGTGCCAGCCCAGATCTGGGCAACAAACTAAATGCGAATGCTTAAACACAGGTTTTGAGTcgaaaaccaaaacccaaatagaaaatgcaaaaatccaaaacaaaaacccagatcTGACATCAAATCAAAGCccccaaaagacaaaaaagaatgaacgaagaaccaaaaaaatcaagACAGAGAGAGAAGCAGTACCCGTTCTTGCTGAGGGAATCTATTTTGCTCCGAACCCATGTATTATACAGAGCTGAGACACTGAGTGAGTGAGTTAGTGAGCTATCTTCAGCTTCTTCTTGCTGTTCTTTTAATATTAGTTAATAGtgggtttgaatttttgttgttgttgttgttgttagttAGAGAGTGCAGTAACTAACACACCCCAAAGAAACCATTCTCACATTTCTTAAGCAGAAGCTGACACCATTTAGATTTTGCtccaaagaaagagaaaggaaaaaagaaaagtttgggAAAGAAAGATcgatcaaaattaatttaatgataGTACTacgaataaaaataaataaaaacaaaagaaaaaggatattgatatattaattaattattgattagAGGACAAGGAAAGACAAAAGCGAAAAAAGATTCAAGTGATAGAGATggagagataaaaaagaaagtggCCCACCAGTGTGTtgttgtgtgtgagagtgttaaagagagagagagagagagacgatactagttttttccttttttaagttttttatttatttaaagaattaTTGTAGTGTGTGATTCGActttgaataaatttatttttttttttaaataaattgtgtacaaatgtaattgtattttgaaaaaaattaagttttaaaaagttatacataataataaattggAATTTTAAGTTACGACAAAGTTAATGACTAACAGCTATaatctataatttataatatatatataaaattaaagatattttttttgaaaacataaaactaaaaatatttgaCTTTTGATTAACTATATACTGTAATATTTTACCACATAAACTTTCGTGTCCTCGCAATCTTACATatagattttttaatatatatattttattggacttaaattttattatatatttaaacacTCTGTGTAATTATATaatagtttctttaaaaaatgatataatagATAATTCAATATACCAACACAGTCATCTAAATATTTAAtactaataattattattattattatatataataaaagataTTTGACTTTTGGTAACCATATAATATTTTGCCACGTAAGGTTTTTTGTCCTCAcaatcttaaatttcaatttctaattttttttttattggatttaaattctattgtatAGCTAAACCctcaattaaattatataatacttctttacaaatttgaaataacagaagaaaaaaatgtatataatatttcaatatacAAACATAATcctactaaatatatatatatatatatatattaataattattttatatatataatagattcatataaaaaaatcatcatcataAATACTTACTAATAAATATCATAatttctctattaaaaaaaatgtcatatccacaacacttttacaacaaattataagtggcaTATTGTTATGGATTGTTATTAatagataaaaaagtaatttcagtagtaggtttaaattagaatcaataacgattcaaaaaaaaatttagaatcaataacaacttagcATACATGATTTATTGTAAGAATCTTGTAAACATTGCACTTCTCTTAtaaaatcataattatcaaatttcatatataaacataatcaaaataaatatttattattaattctcATAATTTTTCCCACACCCTACAAATACTTGTACTTATACTTGTACTTGTAAAAAAACCATCGCATTAAGAGTGTGTAGTGATATTACATTTAGTTAATAAAACCACATTATTGAATTTAAGATACGGTAGGTAGTTATACTTAAGTTTTATCCCTTTCtccttttattattgttttaatgcatttattatgtaaagaataaatttgatatttatagGGTTTGGGGAAAAGGTCATTGaattattagcttttttttttttttttagcggATAAgctagaactttttttttttttttttttggagttgaGAGTGAAGCGAAGCAAGAGTTTAGTGTAGAGAGCagagaaaataggaaaagaGACGGCATTACATTAAAGTTAGAGCTTTTAAGGAGGTGGTGGTGGGCTGGGCCCGGTAAGGGTTTTTGGAGTGGGGCCCGTAAAAGATGATGATGCTCCTTTAGTTTTACATAATACATTACATTACATGTGCTGCCCCTCCTTCCTTGCACTTCCCCTACCAACATTATTCACACATAAAGACAGGAATAACGAGTGTGTATTTACTGTCATTTTCCCCTATCCAAATCTCCATCCCTATCCAAACACGTATCCAACACGTTTAATACATTGAATGAGaattagttcattaatattttctctgtcccacttttttttgtcttgtttgaaaagtcaaactttttaaggaaacatcatttattgtcttatctaccttttaaaaatatataagttttcaaaactacccttaaaaaaatttatcaaaaaattaaattagtaaattaataggggtataataggaacattagtaaattaatgatttttatttttagaaacaggacaatattttgagatatctcaaaattgaataaaagacaaaaaaagtgAGACGGATGGAGTATTAATTATTAGTAAGAATAAAagatattataattaaataattattcttATTCGTAAGAAGTTtggttttttaaattattattatttgtaagaataaaatatatttttattaaataattatttttgattcTTAAGTTCGGTTATTAAATTAATTGTTATATACAAAAAGTTTGTAAAAGATGCTAAATGAATAGTTGTTTCATATTGCTTAGGAAAGagtattgtgtgtgtgtgtgactctgtgtgtgtgtgtgtgtatatatatatatatttttttttagaaaaaaaaagtattatatatagtataacttGTCGCACATTTCcataaaaattatcataaattttTAGTAGAGTTTGTGATTTACTTTTACTTTAGAaccacattctctctctcttgagtgcatttgtttctataaaaaataaaaaataaaaattgttacacttaat
This DNA window, taken from Quercus robur chromosome 2, dhQueRobu3.1, whole genome shotgun sequence, encodes the following:
- the LOC126712688 gene encoding uncharacterized protein At1g76660, with the protein product MGSEQNRFPQQERRKRWAGCWSALSCFGTQKGGRRIVPASRIPEGNAAATQPNGPQAAGLTNQATALAPSLLAPPSSPASFTNSALPSTAQSPSSFLSLSANSPGGPSSTMYATGPYAHETQLVSPPVFSTFTTEPSTAPLTPPPELAHLTTPSSPDVPFAQFLSSSVELKGTNKTNYMGANDLQATYSLYPGSPAGSLRSPMGSSFPDREFTTQWDPSISPQNGKYPRSGSGRLFGHDTTSASMVSQDSNFFCPATFAQFYLDHNPPFPHTGGRLSVSKDSDVYPSGGSGHQNRHNKSPKQDVEEIEAYRASFGFSADEIITTTQYVEISDDVIEDSFTMTPFTSNKLPMEENTEHASVIEGLKAQKTQTNLWSQKSLDEGVYCDVPVLCNGHEDNKSRRQPSNLSGSSTPGTLTDEEDIYSKMELSKKGSRKYPLGLSCSDAEVDYRRGRSVREGRGDFAWH